One genomic region from Thermoleptolyngbya sichuanensis A183 encodes:
- the miaB gene encoding tRNA (N6-isopentenyl adenosine(37)-C2)-methylthiotransferase MiaB produces MTASPRRFHITTFGCQMNKADSERMAGILQDMGFIWSDDPEAADLILYNTCTIRDNAEQKVYSYLGRQAKRKHEQPDLTLIVAGCVAQQEGEALLRRVPELDLVMGPQHANRLQDLLEQVFQGSQVVATEPVHIMEDITQPRRDSTVTAWVNVIYGCNERCTYCVVPNVRGVEQSRTPEAIRAEIEVLGQQGYKEITLLGQNIDAYGRDLPGATPDGRHLHTLTDLLYFIHDVPGIERIRFATSHPRYFTERLIRACAELPKVCEHFHIPFQSGDNDVLKAMSRGYTHEKYRRIIDTIRRYMPDASISADAIVGFPGETEAQFENTLKLVSDIGFDQLNTAAYSPRPGTPAANWDNQLSEEVKSDRLQRLNHLVAAKAAERSQRYLGRVEEVLVEDQNPKDPTQVMGRTRGNRLTYFEGNLEELRGRVVPVKITEVRAFSLTGRALVAAEC; encoded by the coding sequence ATGACCGCCTCCCCTCGCCGTTTTCACATCACCACCTTCGGCTGCCAGATGAATAAGGCAGATTCCGAGCGGATGGCTGGCATCCTGCAAGACATGGGGTTTATTTGGTCAGACGATCCCGAAGCTGCCGATCTGATTCTTTACAATACCTGCACCATTCGTGACAATGCCGAGCAGAAGGTCTATTCCTATCTGGGGCGGCAGGCCAAGCGCAAGCACGAGCAGCCTGACCTGACGCTAATTGTGGCGGGCTGTGTGGCTCAGCAAGAAGGAGAAGCCCTGCTGCGGCGCGTACCAGAGTTGGACTTGGTGATGGGGCCGCAGCACGCCAATCGTCTGCAAGACTTGCTGGAGCAAGTGTTTCAGGGCAGTCAGGTCGTGGCGACGGAACCCGTTCATATTATGGAAGACATTACCCAGCCGCGCCGCGACAGCACCGTGACCGCCTGGGTCAACGTGATTTATGGCTGCAACGAGCGCTGCACCTATTGCGTGGTTCCCAATGTGCGGGGGGTGGAGCAGTCGCGCACGCCAGAGGCGATTCGTGCTGAGATCGAAGTCTTGGGGCAGCAGGGCTATAAAGAAATAACGCTGCTGGGGCAAAATATCGACGCTTATGGGCGTGACCTGCCCGGAGCCACGCCGGACGGCCGCCACTTGCACACGCTCACCGACTTGCTCTATTTCATTCACGATGTGCCAGGAATTGAGCGCATCCGGTTTGCCACCAGCCATCCCCGCTATTTCACGGAGCGGCTGATTCGCGCCTGCGCCGAGTTGCCCAAGGTCTGCGAGCATTTCCACATTCCCTTTCAGTCGGGAGACAACGACGTGCTAAAGGCCATGTCTCGCGGCTATACCCACGAAAAGTATCGCCGCATCATCGACACCATTCGTCGCTATATGCCCGATGCGTCGATTAGCGCTGACGCAATTGTGGGCTTTCCGGGTGAGACGGAGGCGCAGTTTGAAAATACGCTGAAGCTGGTGAGCGACATTGGGTTTGACCAACTCAACACGGCCGCCTACTCACCGCGTCCGGGCACGCCCGCTGCCAACTGGGACAATCAGCTTTCGGAGGAGGTCAAGAGCGATCGCCTCCAGCGGTTGAATCATCTCGTTGCCGCTAAAGCAGCCGAGCGATCGCAGCGGTATTTGGGCCGCGTCGAAGAGGTGCTGGTAGAAGACCAAAACCCCAAAGACCCAACTCAGGTCATGGGGCGCACTCGCGGCAACCGCCTTACCTACTTTGAGGGCAACCTAGAGGAGCTACGCGGACGGGTCGTTCCTGTCAAAATCACCGAAGTTCGCGCCTTTAGCCTGACAGGTCGCGCCCTCGTCGCCGCTGAATGCTAG
- a CDS encoding P-II family nitrogen regulator: MKKVEAIIRPFKLDEVKIALVNAGIVGMTVSEVRGFGRQKGQTERYRGSEYTVEFLQKLKIEIVVEDEQVDMVVEKVIAAARTGEIGDGKIFITPVDKIIRIRTGEANQEAI, translated from the coding sequence ATGAAAAAAGTAGAAGCGATTATTCGGCCCTTTAAGCTGGATGAAGTCAAAATTGCCCTGGTTAATGCGGGCATCGTGGGGATGACCGTTTCCGAAGTGCGCGGCTTTGGGCGGCAAAAGGGGCAAACCGAGCGCTACCGAGGATCGGAATACACCGTAGAGTTTTTACAAAAGCTGAAAATTGAAATTGTGGTGGAAGACGAGCAGGTAGACATGGTGGTGGAAAAGGTGATTGCCGCCGCCCGCACCGGAGAAATCGGCGACGGCAAGATTTTCATCACCCCGGTAGACAAGATTATCCGCATCCGCACGGGCGAGGCTAACCAGGAAGCGATTTAA
- the rdgB gene encoding RdgB/HAM1 family non-canonical purine NTP pyrophosphatase, translating into MHCLIVATGNPGKVQEMSAYLAETPWELKLKPASLEIEETGSTFLENAALKASQVAAATGEWAIADDSGLQVNALGGAPGLYSARYGKSDAERIARLLREMEGQTDRRAQFVCAVAIARPNGSIAFQTEGICPGEIATSPAGAGGFGYDPIFYVPEYSMTYAEMPPDLKHRISHRGLAFAALLPELERLADER; encoded by the coding sequence ATGCATTGCTTAATTGTGGCGACGGGCAATCCGGGCAAGGTGCAGGAAATGTCGGCCTATCTGGCAGAAACGCCGTGGGAACTGAAGCTGAAGCCTGCGTCGCTGGAGATCGAAGAAACTGGCAGCACGTTTCTGGAGAATGCGGCGCTGAAGGCCTCGCAGGTGGCGGCGGCAACGGGAGAGTGGGCGATCGCCGATGACAGCGGACTCCAGGTCAACGCGCTGGGCGGTGCGCCGGGGCTATATTCAGCGCGATACGGCAAGAGCGATGCTGAGCGGATTGCGCGGTTGCTGCGGGAAATGGAGGGGCAGACCGATCGGCGGGCCCAGTTTGTCTGTGCAGTGGCGATCGCCCGGCCCAATGGTTCCATTGCGTTTCAGACCGAGGGCATCTGTCCTGGCGAAATTGCCACCTCCCCCGCAGGCGCAGGCGGCTTCGGCTATGACCCGATCTTCTACGTGCCGGAATACAGCATGACCTATGCAGAAATGCCCCCAGACCTAAAGCATCGCATCAGTCACCGGGGGCTTGCCTTTGCGGCGCTGCTGCCAGAGCTAGAGCGCCTTGCTGACGAAAGATAG
- a CDS encoding phage holin family protein — translation MEGWIIGLLIFALVTAVSLVIISNLPLGIDIDGFPKAFLSGLVIGALNSLVLPLLSSLRLLNLLTLGLFGLVATAIVFGLAAFLVPGFRLRWGFLSALLGAIALSFINSFLFWLLGRLGIYTQLAG, via the coding sequence ATGGAAGGCTGGATTATCGGACTGCTCATTTTTGCCTTGGTGACGGCAGTGAGCCTGGTGATTATTTCTAACTTGCCCCTTGGCATTGATATCGACGGTTTCCCCAAGGCGTTTCTCTCTGGGCTGGTGATTGGCGCACTCAATTCGCTGGTGTTGCCGCTGCTGAGTTCGCTGAGGCTGCTGAATCTGCTGACGCTGGGGCTGTTCGGTTTGGTTGCAACCGCGATTGTGTTTGGGCTGGCGGCCTTTTTGGTGCCAGGGTTTCGGCTGCGCTGGGGTTTTCTCAGTGCGCTGCTAGGGGCGATCGCCCTCAGTTTTATCAACAGCTTCCTATTCTGGCTGCTAGGCAGACTCGGCATCTATACCCAGCTAGCAGGCTAG